Proteins from a genomic interval of Rosa chinensis cultivar Old Blush chromosome 2, RchiOBHm-V2, whole genome shotgun sequence:
- the LOC112186525 gene encoding ABC transporter G family member 1 isoform X2 — translation MCVCRAHLITHCLAQLMASVTSHSNVKLISAIHESENGYHPSSPTAVAEVETVAKGDAAVKEDSIQNRNHIKVPLIENDEGIFLTWEDLWVRVASNLNEGEKHSSDGRSCRSILRGVTGYAKPGQLLAIMGPSGCGKSTLLDALAGRMSSNTRQTGDIRINGHKQALAYGTSAYVTQDDTLMTTLTVKEAVYYSAQLQLPESMSKSKKKERAQVTIREMGLQNATNTRIGGWGAKGLSGGEKRRVSICIELLTQPKLLFLDEPTSGLDSAASFYVMSRIANLSHKSSQRTIVASIHQPSSEVFLLFDNLCLLSSGETVYFGPASAANEDIEQGIAGGPEPGRTPTEGAIHNLMQSYKTSESYHQLQRQIAEIFKKDCEALEKRSPRSFVNAGFVTQCLVLTRRSFVNMYRDRGYYWLRLFIYIALAAGLGTIYYNLGYTYASIQARGSLLAFVASFLTFMAIGGFPSFVEDMKVFERERLNGHYGVSSFVFANIFSSMPLLMLISLIPGAITYYLAGLHSGFEHFFYFASALYACMMLVESLMMIVASIVPNFLMGIIVGSGLQGIMLLCGGFFRLPNDLPDLVWKYPLYHIAFHKYAFQGMFKNEFEGTTFPNDDQLRIGNSKWITGDSILRDIWQVEMGYSKWVDLGVLLGMIVLYRALFLVIIKITEKRKTITLALLSVAPKQSVQVLVNPSSTPLHGESQ, via the exons ATGTGCGTCTGTCGAGCTCACTTAATTACGCACTGTCTAGCTCAGCTTATGGCTTCAGTAACATCTCATTCTAATGTTAAGCTTATTAGTGCAATTCATGAAAGTGAAAATGGTTACCATCCCAGTAGTCCCACAGCAGTTGCGGAGGTTGAAACAGTTGCTAAAGGAGATGCCGCAGTGAAGGAAGACTCCATTCAAAACCGAAACCATATAAAGGTTCCACTAATCGAAAATGATGAGGGTATTTTCTTGACATGGGAAGATTTGTGGGTGAGAGTAGCTTCAAATTTAAATGAGGGAGAAAAGCATAGTAGTGATGGAAGAAGCTGCAGATCAATCCTCCGAGGGGTAACTGGTTATGCCAAACCAGGGCAGCTCTTGGCTATAATGGGTCCTTCTGGTTGTGGCAAATCTACTCTTCTTGATGCTTTAGCAG GTAGAATGAGTTCAAACACAAGGCAAACAGGGGATATCCGTATAAATGGACATAAACAAGCACTAGCTTATGGAACTTCG gCATATGTGACACAAGATGACACTCTAATGACCACATTAACGGTGAAAGAAGCTGTATACTACTCTGCTCAACTGCAGCTACCAGAGTCAATGTCTAAgtcaaagaagaaagagagagcacAAGTGACCATAAGAGAGATGGGTTTGCAAAATGCCACGAACACAAGGATCGGAGGTTGGGGAGCCAAGGGCCTCAGTGGTGGCGAAAAGAGAAGAGTTAGTATCTGCATTGAGCTTCTTACACAACCAAAACTTCTCTTTCTGGATGAACCAACAAGCGGACTTGACAGTGCTGCGTCTTTTTATGTGATGAGCAGAATTGCCAATCTTAGTCATAAATCGTCTCAGAGGACCATAGTTGCTTCCATCCATCAGCCTAGCTCTGAAGTCTTTCTACTCTTTGACAATCTTTGTCTTCTGTCTTCCGGTGAAACTGTATATTTTGGTCCTGCTTCTGCAGCGAATGAA GACATTGAGCAAGGTATAGCCGGAGGCCCGGAACCCGGAAGAACACCCACAGAGGGAGCTATTCATAATCTAATGCAGTCATATAAAACATCTGAAAGTTATCACCAACTCCAAAGACAAATAGCtgaaatcttcaagaag GATTGTGAAGCATTAGAAAAGAGAAGCCCTAGATCCTTTGTGAATGCTGGCTTTGTCACACAATGTCTTGTACTCACAAGAAGATCCTTTGTGAACATGTACCGAGATCGAGGCTACTACTGGTTGCGCCTTTTCATCTACATAGCCCTAGCTGCCGGCCTAGGCACTATCTATTATAATCTTGGATACACTTATGCATCAATTCAG GCACGAGGCTCTCTACTAGCATTTGTGGCTTCATTTCTAACTTTCATGGCCATTGGTGGGTTTCCTTCCTTTGTGGAAGACATGAAG GTATTTGAACGTGAAAGACTGAATGGGCACTATGGTGTTAGTTCATTCGTCTTCGCCAACATATTTTCTTCGATGCCtttgttgatgttgatttcattgATTCCTGGAGCAATAACCTACTATCTTGCTGGACTTCACAGTGGATTTGAACACTTCTTCTACTTTGCCTCTGCACTATATGCTTGCATGATGCTGGTTGAGAGCCTAATGATGATAGTTGCGAGCATCGTGCCGAATTTCCTTATGGGCATAATAGTTGGTTCTGGATTGCAAGGGATTATGTTGTTATGCGGCGGATTCTTCCGGCTACCAAATGATCTTCCGGATCTTGTGTGGAAATACCCATTGTACCATATTGCCTTCCACAAGTATGCATTCCAGGGAATGTTTAAGAATGAATTTGAAGGAACAACGTTTCCGAATGATGATCAACTTAGAATCGGTAACTCTAAGTGGATTACTGGCGACAGCATTTTGAGAGATATATGGCAGGTGGAAATGGGTTACTCTAAATGGGTTGATCTTGGTGTCTTGCTAGGAATGATAGTTCTGTATCGAGCTTTGTTCTTAGTTATCATCAAGATCACTGAGAAAAGGAAAACTATTACCTTAGCTCTTCTATCCGTGGCTCCGAAGCAAAGCGTGCAAGTATTGGTGAATCCCTCCTCTACTCCATTGCATGGAGAGAGCCAGTAG
- the LOC112186525 gene encoding ABC transporter G family member 1 isoform X1 translates to MCVCRAHLITHCLAQLMASVTSHSNVKLISAIHESENGYHPSSPTAVAEVETVAKGDAAVKEDSIQNRNHIKVPLIENDEGIFLTWEDLWVRVASNLNEGEKHSSDGRSCRSILRGVTGYAKPGQLLAIMGPSGCGKSTLLDALAGRMSSNTRQTGDIRINGHKQALAYGTSAYVTQDDTLMTTLTVKEAVYYSAQLQLPESMSKSKKKERAQVTIREMGLQNATNTRIGGWGAKGLSGGEKRRVSICIELLTQPKLLFLDEPTSGLDSAASFYVMSRIANLSHKSSQRTIVASIHQPSSEVFLLFDNLCLLSSGETVYFGPASAANEFFAASGFPCPTFLYPSDHFLKTINKDFELDIEQGIAGGPEPGRTPTEGAIHNLMQSYKTSESYHQLQRQIAEIFKKDCEALEKRSPRSFVNAGFVTQCLVLTRRSFVNMYRDRGYYWLRLFIYIALAAGLGTIYYNLGYTYASIQARGSLLAFVASFLTFMAIGGFPSFVEDMKVFERERLNGHYGVSSFVFANIFSSMPLLMLISLIPGAITYYLAGLHSGFEHFFYFASALYACMMLVESLMMIVASIVPNFLMGIIVGSGLQGIMLLCGGFFRLPNDLPDLVWKYPLYHIAFHKYAFQGMFKNEFEGTTFPNDDQLRIGNSKWITGDSILRDIWQVEMGYSKWVDLGVLLGMIVLYRALFLVIIKITEKRKTITLALLSVAPKQSVQVLVNPSSTPLHGESQ, encoded by the exons ATGTGCGTCTGTCGAGCTCACTTAATTACGCACTGTCTAGCTCAGCTTATGGCTTCAGTAACATCTCATTCTAATGTTAAGCTTATTAGTGCAATTCATGAAAGTGAAAATGGTTACCATCCCAGTAGTCCCACAGCAGTTGCGGAGGTTGAAACAGTTGCTAAAGGAGATGCCGCAGTGAAGGAAGACTCCATTCAAAACCGAAACCATATAAAGGTTCCACTAATCGAAAATGATGAGGGTATTTTCTTGACATGGGAAGATTTGTGGGTGAGAGTAGCTTCAAATTTAAATGAGGGAGAAAAGCATAGTAGTGATGGAAGAAGCTGCAGATCAATCCTCCGAGGGGTAACTGGTTATGCCAAACCAGGGCAGCTCTTGGCTATAATGGGTCCTTCTGGTTGTGGCAAATCTACTCTTCTTGATGCTTTAGCAG GTAGAATGAGTTCAAACACAAGGCAAACAGGGGATATCCGTATAAATGGACATAAACAAGCACTAGCTTATGGAACTTCG gCATATGTGACACAAGATGACACTCTAATGACCACATTAACGGTGAAAGAAGCTGTATACTACTCTGCTCAACTGCAGCTACCAGAGTCAATGTCTAAgtcaaagaagaaagagagagcacAAGTGACCATAAGAGAGATGGGTTTGCAAAATGCCACGAACACAAGGATCGGAGGTTGGGGAGCCAAGGGCCTCAGTGGTGGCGAAAAGAGAAGAGTTAGTATCTGCATTGAGCTTCTTACACAACCAAAACTTCTCTTTCTGGATGAACCAACAAGCGGACTTGACAGTGCTGCGTCTTTTTATGTGATGAGCAGAATTGCCAATCTTAGTCATAAATCGTCTCAGAGGACCATAGTTGCTTCCATCCATCAGCCTAGCTCTGAAGTCTTTCTACTCTTTGACAATCTTTGTCTTCTGTCTTCCGGTGAAACTGTATATTTTGGTCCTGCTTCTGCAGCGAATGAA TTTTTCGCTGCAAGTGGTTTTCCATGCCCAACTTTCCTGTATCCATCAGATCACTTCCTCAAGACCATAAACAAAGATTTTGAGCTG GACATTGAGCAAGGTATAGCCGGAGGCCCGGAACCCGGAAGAACACCCACAGAGGGAGCTATTCATAATCTAATGCAGTCATATAAAACATCTGAAAGTTATCACCAACTCCAAAGACAAATAGCtgaaatcttcaagaag GATTGTGAAGCATTAGAAAAGAGAAGCCCTAGATCCTTTGTGAATGCTGGCTTTGTCACACAATGTCTTGTACTCACAAGAAGATCCTTTGTGAACATGTACCGAGATCGAGGCTACTACTGGTTGCGCCTTTTCATCTACATAGCCCTAGCTGCCGGCCTAGGCACTATCTATTATAATCTTGGATACACTTATGCATCAATTCAG GCACGAGGCTCTCTACTAGCATTTGTGGCTTCATTTCTAACTTTCATGGCCATTGGTGGGTTTCCTTCCTTTGTGGAAGACATGAAG GTATTTGAACGTGAAAGACTGAATGGGCACTATGGTGTTAGTTCATTCGTCTTCGCCAACATATTTTCTTCGATGCCtttgttgatgttgatttcattgATTCCTGGAGCAATAACCTACTATCTTGCTGGACTTCACAGTGGATTTGAACACTTCTTCTACTTTGCCTCTGCACTATATGCTTGCATGATGCTGGTTGAGAGCCTAATGATGATAGTTGCGAGCATCGTGCCGAATTTCCTTATGGGCATAATAGTTGGTTCTGGATTGCAAGGGATTATGTTGTTATGCGGCGGATTCTTCCGGCTACCAAATGATCTTCCGGATCTTGTGTGGAAATACCCATTGTACCATATTGCCTTCCACAAGTATGCATTCCAGGGAATGTTTAAGAATGAATTTGAAGGAACAACGTTTCCGAATGATGATCAACTTAGAATCGGTAACTCTAAGTGGATTACTGGCGACAGCATTTTGAGAGATATATGGCAGGTGGAAATGGGTTACTCTAAATGGGTTGATCTTGGTGTCTTGCTAGGAATGATAGTTCTGTATCGAGCTTTGTTCTTAGTTATCATCAAGATCACTGAGAAAAGGAAAACTATTACCTTAGCTCTTCTATCCGTGGCTCCGAAGCAAAGCGTGCAAGTATTGGTGAATCCCTCCTCTACTCCATTGCATGGAGAGAGCCAGTAG
- the LOC112184899 gene encoding uncharacterized protein LOC112184899: protein MGLHNYIRRYSVRDCVFDKSENLDIEETGREDDAQNGHGHVSREMEALRNNIASSLMGSPSQLPPQAAKAKTFASVLSCSIESTVNLSQLPIPVVHGSTPLKLYDLKASLASLWKISSPWHLVPLGKGYFDIHFNTEEDMRRIWGGGTCTLASGLFRLSQWQPDFKPVDALHQTHSQIWVRLYGLSQDYWHPQHLMEIARGVGTPLQLDRATKEREFGYFARVLVDVDMAGNLPSSLMVERETHCFPVDVVYENMCDNCGLVGHTIDRCKHLNKDTGDLLHSKGVVEGSKHAKPAIRQEYRVKSKPSVQQQVLSKEAVNSDVVIAKFVNQALVEVVDNKLGRIADLVVNEPMVNLEDGSSGGAVSPYVLNGNSFSLLADNDMEVIVDKSQEKSKQLVVAKVQNTTMVTTCNNINLDVSNVHTADDDASVDETDGERSAPSNPHSVLAQKTQFNSPQSGQSWHDMVEDDQLINQPEVSTGGVPPGFEHVGA from the exons ATGGGACTTCACAACTATATAAGAAGGTATTCCGTACGTGATTGTGTTTTTGACAAAAGTGAAAACCTTGACATTGAAGAGACTGGGAGAGAGGATGATGCACAAAATGGTCACGGTCATGTTTCCAGAGAAATGGAGGCATTGAGAAACAATATTGCTTCAAGTTTAATGG GGAGCCCATCCCAGTTGCCTCCACAAGCCGCCAAAGCAAAGACTTTTGCCTCTGTTCTCTCCTGTTCAATAGAGTCGACTGTGAATCTTAGTCAATTGCCGATTCCGGTGGTTCATG GCTCTACTCCTTTGAAACTTTATGATTTGAAGGCCTCTCTTGCCTCCCTGTGGAAGATCTCATCACCATGGCATCTGGTTCCCTTGGGGAAAGGCTATTTCGATATCCATTTCAACACAGAAGAGGATATGCGGAGAATTTGGGGTGGAGGCACTTGCACATTGGCTAGTGGGTTGTTTCGCTTATCGCAATGGCAACCTGATTTCAAGCCTGTTGATGCACTACATCAGACTCATTCTCAAATTTGGGTAAGACTTTATGGTTTAAGCCAAGATTATTGGCATCCGCAACATCTTATGGAGATTGCTAGAGGTGTGGGAACTCCATTGCAATTGGATAGGGCTACCAAAGAAAGAGAATTTGGCTACTTTGCTAGAGTTCTAGTGGATGTTGATATGGCAGGTAATTTGCCTTCTTCCTTGATGGTTGAAAGAGAAACGCATTGTTTTCCTGTTGACGTCGTTTATGAAAATATGTGTGACAATTGTGGATTAGTTGGGCATACCATTGATCGGTGCAAACACCTTAATAAGGATACTGGAGATCTTTTGCACTCTAAGGGGGTGGTGGAGGGTTCCAAGCATGCTAAACCTGCGATTCGACAAGAGTATAGAGTGAAAAGTAAGCCCTCGGTTCAGCAACAAGTTCTTTCTAAGGAGGCAGTAAACTCAGATGTGGTGATTGCAAAGTTTGTTAACCAAGCTTTAGTGGAGGTGGTGGACAACAAGCTTGGTCGTATTGCTGATTTGGTGGTCAATGAACCCATGGTCAATCTTGAAGATGGAAGTAGTGGAGGGGCTGTTTCTCCTTATGTACTTAATGGGAATTCCTTTTCCCTCCTTGCAGATAATGATATGGAAGTAATAGTTGATAAAAGTCAAGAGAAAAGTAAGCAATTGGTTGTTGCGAAGGTTCAAAATACTACAATGGTTACTACATGCAATAATATTAATTTGGATGTTTCTAATGTCCATACTGCTGATGATGATGCAAGTGTTGATGAAACTGATGGGGAGAGAAGTGCTCCTAGCAATCCTCACTCAGTGCTGGCCCAAAAAACTCAGTTTAATTCTCCACAGAGTGGTCAAAGTTGGCATGACATGGTAGAAGATGATCAATTAATTAACCAACCTGAGGTTTCTACTGGTGGAGTCCCTCCTGGGTTTGAGCATGTGGGTGCTTGA
- the LOC112186529 gene encoding putative nuclease HARBI1 has product MELLEGNESRCQNMFWMNKDVFIRLCDELENIYKVKGSQRISVAEKLGMFLYTLGEGAGNRNVQERFQHFGKTVSRYFSGMLNVVCDMTKEFIKPSDPKFKSIPPEILGDYRYMPHFKDCIGAIDGVHVRATISPSNQVPYIGRKGIPTHNIMAVCNFDMQFTFACAGWEGTAHDTRIFQSAIHNLALKFPKPPNEYPQMKWYLGPYKCQRYHLPEFRRGAQPTGYKEIFNHAHSSIRSVIERTFGV; this is encoded by the exons ATGGAATTGCTAGAAGGGAATGAAAGCCGTTGTCAGAACATGTTTTGGATGAACAAAGATGTATTTATAAGATTGTGTGATGAGTTGGAGAATATTTATAAGGTGAAGGGCTCACAGAGAATAAGTGTAGCTGAGAAGTTAGGAATGTTTTTGTACACTTTAGGAGAAGGTGCAGGAAACAGAAATGTACAAGAGCGATTTCAACACTTTGGCAAGACTGTTAGTAGGTACTTTAGTGGAATGCTAAATGTGGTATGTGATATGACAAAAGAATTCATAAAGCCATCTGATCCTAAGTTCAAAAGCATTCCACCAGAAATATTGGGAGATTATAGATATATGCCTCATTTTAAG GATTGTATTGGAGCTATAGATGGCGTACATGTTCGTGCAACTATATCACCTTCGAATCAAGTACCATACATTGGTAGAAAAGGGATACCAACTCATAATATAATGGCTGTATGCAACTTTGACATGCAGTTTACATTCGCATGCGCAGGTTGGGAAGGCACAGCCCACGATACAAGAATATTCCAATCAGCAATTCATAATCTAGCTTTGAAATTTCCTAAACCTCCAAATG AATACCCACAAATGAAATGGTATTTGGGACCATATAAGTGTCAAAGGTATCATCTTCCTGAATTTCGTAGAGGTGCTCAACCAACAGGTTATAAAGAGATATTCAATCATGCACACTCTTCCATCAGAAGCGTTATTGAACGCACTTTTGGTGTGTAG
- the LOC112186530 gene encoding L10-interacting MYB domain-containing protein, with protein sequence MGRKKITSDNSTETINLENGQTGTKSASWNPQTVAIFCDLCIKEVGKGQRPGTHFNKEGWASLVANFHAETGNNYDKSQLKNKWDLLKKEWKIWKDLIGKDTGLGWNPTKNIVDASEEWWRNKIQINPQYAKLSVRGINPEMEAKLDMMFNVL encoded by the exons ATGGGAAGGAAAAAGATTACTAGTGATAATAGCACAGAGACGATCAATCTTGAAAATGGGCAAACTGGAACTAAATCTGCCAGCTGGAATCCTCAAACAGTAGCCATATTTTGTGACTTATGTATCAAGGAAGTTGGAAAAGGACAGAGGCCTGGTACTCACTTTAATAAAGAAGGATGGGCTAGTTTGGTTGCAAACTTTCATGCAGAGACTGGAAATAATTATGACAAATCACAATTGAAGAACAAGTGGGATTTACTGAAAAAAGAATGGAAAATATGGAAAGATCTAATCGGAAAGGATACTGGCCTTGGTTGGAATCCCACTAAAAATATTGTCGATGCATCAGAAGAATGGTGGAGGAATAAAATACAG ATAAATCCGCAATATGCAAAATTAAGTGTTCGAGGCATCAATCCTGAGATGGAGGCAAAGTTAGATATGATGTTCAATGTGCTGTAG
- the LOC112186531 gene encoding ABC transporter G family member 1 has protein sequence MCVYRAHLSTHCLAQLMASITSHSNVKLISAIHESENGYHLSSPTAVAEVETVAKGDAAVKEDSIQNRNHIKVPLIENDEGLFLTWEDLWVRVASNLNEGEKHSSDGRSCRSILRGVTGYAKPGQLLAIMGPSGCGKSTLLDALAGRLSSNTRQTGDIRINGHKQALAYGTSAYVTQDDTLMTTLTVKEAVHYSAQLQLPESMSKSKKKERAQVTIREMGLQTAMNTRIGGWGAKGLSGGERRRVSICIELLTQPKLLFLDEPTSGLDSAASFYVMSRIANLGHKSSQRTIVASIHQPSSEVFQLFDNLCLLSSGETVYFGPASAANEFFAASGFPCPTLLHPSDHFLKTINNDFELDIEKGVAGKTPTEEAIHTLMKSYKTFESYHQLQRQIAELYKKARGSLLAFVASFLTFMAIGGFPSFVEDMKVFERERLNGHYGVSAFVFANTFSSMPLLMLISLIPGATTYYLAGLHNGFEHFFYFASALFACMMLVESLMMIVASIVPNFLMGIIVGSGLQGIMLLCGGFFRLPNDLPDLVWKYPLYHIAFHKYAFQGMFKNEFEGTTFPNDDQLRIGNSKWLSGDSILRDIWQVEMGYSKWVDLVVLLGMIVLYRALFLVIIKITEKRKTITLALLPMAPKQSMQVLVNPKRASRIVTT, from the exons ATGTGCGTCTATCGAGCTCACTTAAGTACGCACTGTCTAGCTCAGCTTATGGCTTCAATTACATCTCATTCTAATGTTAAGCTTATTAGTGCAATTCATGAAAGTGAAAATGGTTACCATCTCAGTAGTCCCACAGCAGTTGCGGAGGTTGAAACAGTTGCTAAAGGAGATGCCGCAGTGAAGGAAGACTCCATTCAAAACCGAAACCATATAAAGGTTCCACTAATCGAAAATGATGAGGGTCTTTTCTTGACATGGGAAGATTTGTGGGTGAGAGTAGCCTCAAATTTAAATGAGGGAGAAAAGCATAGTAGTGATGGAAGAAGCTGCAGATCAATCCTCCGAGGGGTAACTGGTTATGCCAAACCAGGGCAGCTCTTGGCTATAATGGGTCCTTCTGGTTGTGGCAAATCTACTCTTCTTGATGCTTTAGCAG GTAGATTGAGTTCAAACACAAGGCAAACAGGGGATATCCGTATAAATGGACATAAACAAGCACTAGCGTATGGAACTTCG gCATATGTAACACAAGATGACACTCTAATGACCACATTAACGGTGAAAGAAGCTGTACACTACTCTGCTCAACTGCAGCTACCAGAGTCAATGTCTAAgtcaaagaagaaagagagagcacAAGTGACCATAAGAGAGATGGGTTTGCAAACTGCCATGAACACGAGGATCGGAGGTTGGGGAGCCAAGGGCCTCAGTGGTGGCGAAAGGAGAAGAGTGAGTATCTGCATTGAGCTTCTTACACAACCAAAACTTCTCTTTCTGGATGAACCAACAAGCGGACTTGACAGTGCTGCGTCTTTTTATGTGATGAGCAGAATTGCAAATCTTGGTCATAAATCGTCTCAGAGGACCATAGTTGCTTCCATCCATCAGCCTAGCTCTGAAGTCTTTCAACTCTTTGACAATCTTTGTCTTCTGTCTTCCGGCGAAACTGTATATTTTGGTCCTGCTTCTGCAGCGAATGAA TTTTTCGCTGCAAGTGGTTTTCCATGTCCAACTCTCCTACATCCATCAGATCACTTCCTCAAGACCATAAACAATGATTTTGAGCTG GACATCGAGAAAGGTGTAGCAGGAAAGACACCCACAGAGGAAGCTATTCATACTCTCATGAAGTCATATAAAACATTTGAAAGTTATCACCAACTTCAAAGACAAATAGCTGAATTATACAAGAAG GCACGAGGCTCTCTACTAGCATTTGTGGCTTCGTTTCTAACTTTCATGGCCATTGGTGGGTTTCCTTCCTTTGTGGAAGACATGAAG GTATTTGAACGTGAAAGACTGAACGGGCACTATGGTGTTAGTGCATTTGTTTTCGCCAACACATTTTCTTCAATGCCTTTGTTAATGTTGATTTCACTGATTCCTGGCGCAACAACCTACTATCTTGCTGGACTTCACAATGGATTTGAACACTTCTTCTACTTTGCTTCTGCTCTATTTGCCTGCATGATGCTGGTTGAGAGCCTAATGATGATAGTTGCAAGCATCGTGCCGAATTTCCTTATGGGCATAATAGTTGGTTCTGGATTGCAAGGGATTATGTTGTTATGCGGCGGATTCTTCCGGCTACCAAATGATCTTCCGGATCTTGTGTGGAAATACCCATTGTACCATATTGCCTTCCACAAGTATGCATTCCAGGGAATGTTTAAGAATGAATTTGAAGGAACAACGTTTCCGAATGATGATCAACTTAGAATCGGTAACTCTAAGTGGCTTAGTGGCGACAGCATTTTGAGAGATATATGGCAGGTGGAAATGGGTTACTCTAAATGGGTTGATCTTGTTGTCTTGCTAGGAATGATAGTTCTGTATCGAGCTTTGTTCTTGGTTATCATCAAGATCACTGAGAAAAGGAAGACTATTACCTTAGCTCTTCTGCCCATGGCTCCGAAGCAAAGCATGCAAGTATTGGTGAATCCCAAGAGAGCCAGCAGAATCGTAACAACGTAA
- the LOC112185374 gene encoding LOW QUALITY PROTEIN: 36.4 kDa proline-rich protein-like (The sequence of the model RefSeq protein was modified relative to this genomic sequence to represent the inferred CDS: inserted 2 bases in 2 codons) has protein sequence MGTNYVLALLLVLILNLGSFLTSLANAPYCPPPTYPPKFPPXHPPHVKPPFHPIPPKHPPHVKPPVKPPHVKPPYIPKPPVKPPHVKPPYIPKPPVKPPHVKPPYIPKPPVKPPHVKPPYVPTPQPPIVHPPFIPKPPIVHPPFIPKPPIVHPPFIPKPPMTPKPXVYPPPKPPIVNPPTPKPPVYPPPVYPSPPPTPVVTPTPPPPATETPCPPPPPSVVPYPPPPPKNTCPIDALKLGACVDVLGGLIHVGIGESAKDACCPVLQGLLDLDAAICLCTTIRLKLLNINIIIPLALQVLIDCGKTPPDGFKCPS, from the exons ATGGGGACGAACTATGTTCTGGCTTTGCTCTTGGTTCTGATTCTCAACTTGGGAAGTTTCCTCACTTCTCTTGCAAACGCTCCGTACTGTCCACCACCGACATACCCTCCTAAGTTCCCCC AACACCCTCCTCATGTCAAACCACCATTTCACCCTATACCACCCAAACACCCACCACATGTGAAACCACCAGTAAAACCACCACATGTGAAGCCTCCCTACATTCCCAAACCTCCCGTAAAACCGCCGCATGTGAAGCCTCCCTACATTCCCAAACCACCAGTGAAGCCGCCACACGTGAAGCCTCCCTACATTCCCAAACCACCAGTGAAGCCACCACATGTGAAACCTCCCTATGTACCAACACCACAACCACCAATTGTCCACCCTCCCTTCATCCCAAAACCACCAATTGTGCACCCTCCCTTCATCCCAAAACCACCAATTGTCCACCCACCTTTCATCCCTAAACCACCAATGACTCCCAAGC CCGTGTACCCGCCACCTAAACCACCAATTGTGAACCCACCAACTCCCAAGCCCCCCGTGTACCCTCCACCGGTGTACCCTAGCCCGCCACCGACACCTGTTGTGACCCCTACCCCGCCGCCACCAGCAACAGAAACACCCTGTCCTCCTCCACCACCTTCAGTAGTGCCATACCCACCGCCGCCACCAAAAAACACGTGTCCCATCGACGCTCTCAAGCTAGGGGCTTGTGTGGACGTGCTTGGTGGGCTGATTCACGTTGGGATAGGGGAAAGTGCTAAAGACGCTTGCTGTCCTGTGCTTCAAGGACTGCTGGACTTGGACGCCGCCATTTGCCTCTGCACCACCATCAGGCTTAAGCTCCTTAACATCAACATTATCATACCCCTTGCTCTTCAGGTCCTCATCGACTGTGGGAAGACACCGCCCGATGGATTCAAGTGTCCTTCATAA